Proteins from a genomic interval of Rosa chinensis cultivar Old Blush chromosome 2, RchiOBHm-V2, whole genome shotgun sequence:
- the LOC112183666 gene encoding endochitinase translates to MKTLAFIIVSLTLVLETYADVASLITPSLFDQMLKYRNDGRCPSNGFYKYDAFISAARSFNGFGTTGDVATQKKELAAFLGQTSHETTGGWSSAPDGPYAWGYCFIRENNQDVYCTPSAQYPCAAGKKYYGRGPIQLTHNYNYAQAGRAIGVDLINNPDLVATDPVVSFKTAIWFWMTPQGNKPSSHDVITGRWNPSAADSSAGRVPGYGVITNIINGGLECGHGQDNRVVDRIGFYKRYCGILGVSTGDNLDCNNQRPF, encoded by the exons ATGAAGACACTTGCCTTTATCATCGTTTCCCTAACTCTGGTGTTAGAGACTTATGCAGATGTTGCCAGCCTCATTACCCCATCTCTTTTCGATCAAATGCTGAAATATCGAAACGATGGGCGCTGCCCTAGCAATGGGTTCTACAAGTATGACGCTTTCATTTCTGCTGCTCGATCTTTCAATGGGTTTGGCACAACAGGCGATGTGGCTACCCAGAAAAAAGAGCTTGCTGCTTTCTTGGGTCAAACCTCTCACGAAACCACTG GTGGATGGTCAAGTGCGCCAGATGGCCCTTATGCTTGGGGATATTGCTTTATTAGGGAAAACAACCAAGACGTGTACTGCACTCCATCAGCCCAATATCCATGTGCAGCCGGCAAAAAATATTACGGCCGAGGACCAATCCAACTTACCCA CAACTACAACTATGCTCAAGCGGGTAGAGCAATCGGAGTGGATCTGATAAACAATCCAGATCTAGTAGCCACAGACCCGGTTGTATCATTCAAGACAGCTATATGGTTTTGGATGACCCCTCAAGGAAACAAACCGTCAAGTCATGACGTCATTACCGGTCGTTGGAATCCATCTGCTGCAGATAGTTCGGCGGGTCGGGTCCCTGGATATGGAGTGATTACAAACATAATCAATGGCGGACTTGAATGTGGGCATGGTCAAGATAATAGGGTAGTTGATCGGATCGGATTCTACAAGAGGTACTGTGGCATATTGGGAGTGAGCACGGGGGACAACTTGGACTGTAACAATCAAAGACCATTTTAG